Proteins encoded together in one Triticum dicoccoides isolate Atlit2015 ecotype Zavitan chromosome 7B, WEW_v2.0, whole genome shotgun sequence window:
- the LOC119337930 gene encoding BTB/POZ domain-containing protein At2g04740-like, with protein MVYAPPPDGMGLEIDLDLDPEDLHPTVPLKKVPAGDLFEAARAGDCDRLTLLLEAGANVNARDRWDSVALYYACLAGHADAARMLLEAGAVCAERTFDGDRCHYAALNLDLRRLLKSFEARPPPLAPLPAALRTTFLACPANRAAYLEMLLQEGATAEAAALAEAEGFGPTDGASTGSLFPPDITFYVDGKPIEAHRVILCARSPFFEQKFETDWKNRKEVRFSNKKLSFGALYNLIHFFYADRLEAPVDEMESLSRTCKVCKCEELRKLVEKEILHLRFALYKSTSKLGLENSQSPRRFILLGQSLPREDRLPSALRRVLQKCLANSREEEFKKSVANEMCRNWKDDDLADLTVKVDDRVFRCHQVILASRSEYFKTRLSRTVDFLEGNNRVHASLGLPFLEEHDLSTEAFEKMLEYMYTDNLEHMDPTQAEELFDVASRYLLFPLRRAVADLLLPNLEHVSPAELCHWLILSDIYGVMKIREYCLDIIAYNFEMFADIREFRALLLTLPPPSANDALRTTRPSQPGAAGHTDQGNILDDLREKWLEAEAAELDERDQSAALFDQRLEMLMLIAEREACDDDNTALH; from the exons ATGGTGTACGCGCCGCCGCCCGACGGCATGGGCCTGGAAATCGACCTCGACCTGGACCCGGAGGACCTCCACCCGACGGTGCCCCTGAAGAAGGTCCCGGCGGGGGACCTCTTCGAGGCGGCGCGCGCCGGCGACTGCGACCGCCTCACGCTCCTCCTCGAGGCCGGCGCCAACGTCAACGCGCGCGACCGCTGGGACTCCGTCGCGCTCTACTACGCCTGCCTCGCCGGCCACGCCGACGCCGCGCGGATGCTGCTCGAGGCCGGGGCCGTCTGCGCCGAGCGCACCTTCGACGGCGACCGCTGCCACTACGCCGCGCTCAACCTCGACCTCCGGAGGCTCCTCAAGTCGTTCGAGGCGCGGCCGCCCCCGCTCGCGCCGCTGCCCGCCGCGCTGCGGACCACCTTCCTCGCGTGCCCTGCCAACCGCGCCGCGTACCTCGAAATGTTGCTCCAGGAGGGCGCCACCGCCGAAGCCGCTGCCCTCGCTGAAGCCGAAG GATTTGGGCCAACAGATGGTGCATCAACTGGCAGTCTGTTCCCCCCAGATATTACATTTTACGTGGATGGAAAACCTATTGAAGCTCATCGGGTCATCCTTTGTGCTCGATCGCCCTTCTTTGAACAGAAATTCGAGACAGACTGGaaaaacaggaaggaagtgagattttctaataaaaaattatcttttggtGCTTTGTACAACCTTATCCATTTCTTCTATGCCGATAGACTCGAGGCTCCAGTTGATGAAATGGAAAGTTTGTCACGCACTTGCAAAGTTTGCAAGTGTGAGGAGTTGCGTAAGTTAGTTGAGAAAGAAATTCTGCATCTTAGGTTTGCACTGTATAAGTCAACAAGTAAGTTGGGTTTGGAAAATTCACAGAGTCCGAGACGGTTCATTTTACTCGGGCAGTCATTGCCACGGGAAGATCGTCTTCCATCGGCATTGCGGCGTGTTCTTCAGAAATGTCTAGCTAATTCAAGAGAAGAAGAGTTCAAAAAAAGTGTAGCAAATGAGATGTGCAGAAACTGGAAGGATGATGATCTTGCTGATCTCACTGTAAAAGTAGATGATAGAGTCTTTCGTTGCCATCAGGTGATTTTGGCCTCAAGGTCGGAGTATTTTAAAACCAGACTATCTCGAACAGTGGATTTTCTTGAAGGTAACAATCGAGTGCATGCATCTCTGGGTCTCCCATTTCTTGAGGAGCATGACCTGAGTACGGAAGCATTTGAAAAGATGCTTGAATACAT GTATACTGACAATCTGGAGCATATGGATCCAACCCAG GCTGAAGAACTATTTGATGTCGCATCGAGATACCTGCTGTTTCCCCTTAGGCGCGCTGTAGCTGATTTACTGTTACCAAATCTGGAACATGTTTCACCTGCAGAGCTGTGCCATTGGTTGATCTTGTCAGACAT TTATGGCGTTATGAAAATAAGGGAGTACTGCCTGGATATCATTGCCTACAATTTCGAGATGTTTGCGGACATAAGAGAGTTCAGGGCTTTGCTCTTGACACTCCCACCGCCATCTGCAAATGACGCACTACGAACGACTCGTCCCAGCCAGCCCGGGGCTGCAGGGCACACTGACCAAGGCAATATTCTCGATGACTTGCGTGAGAAATGGTTGGAAGCGGAGGCTGCTGAGCTAGACGAGAGAGATCAGAGCGCAGCGCTGTTTGACCAGCGACTGGAGATGCTCATGCTCATTGCGGAGCGGGAAGCCTGTGATGATGACAATACTGCCCTCCATTGA